Proteins encoded together in one Octopus bimaculoides isolate UCB-OBI-ISO-001 chromosome 24, ASM119413v2, whole genome shotgun sequence window:
- the LOC106868956 gene encoding uncharacterized protein LOC106868956 — protein sequence MIYFFKVIYVGEQVKKSNHSSRNLNYALHQLIWVLWQWLMIFNIAPLIAWQRQLPKKLQLSLDSSKIIGSVTPFCISLLCICNNIVDRMTLFNMKYKNDQRVYELKRVNIHLIM from the exons ATGATCTACTTTTTTAAG gtAATTTATGTTGGTGAACAAGTGAAGAAATCCAACCATTCCAGTCGAAACCTTAACTATGCCCTTCACCAGTTGATCTGGGTCCTTTGGCAATGGTTGATGATCTTCAATATAGCTCCTTTGATAGCCTGGCAACGACAACTGCC GAAGAAATTACAATTGTCTCTTGACTCCAGTAAAATTATTGGATCCGTCACAcctttctgtatctctcttctCTGCATCTGTAATAACATTGTTGACAG aatgacattgtttaATATGAAATACAAGAATGACCAAAGGGTGTATGAACTCAAGAGAGTCAACATCCATCTAATtatgtga